The proteins below are encoded in one region of Coffea arabica cultivar ET-39 chromosome 4c, Coffea Arabica ET-39 HiFi, whole genome shotgun sequence:
- the LOC140004722 gene encoding uncharacterized protein, protein MAAQRTLRELATPNVNQQPLCITYLDTEEAFELKSGLIHLLPTFRGVAGEDPHKHLKEFHVVCSTMGPQGVTEEQIKLRAFPFSLADKAKDGLFYLPSRSITTWEALKRQFLEKFFPASRAANIRKEICRVSCPHHQIRDQLLIQYFYEGLLPMERSMVDTASGGALVNKTPDEANC, encoded by the exons ATGGCAGCCCAAAGAACCTTGAGGGAGCTTGCAACCCCGAATGTTAACCAACAGCCTCTGTGCATCACGTACCTTGACACTGAGGAGGCTTTTGAGTTAAAGTCGGGTTTGATTCACTTATTACCTACTTTTCGTGGTGTTGCAGGTGAGGACCCACACAAGCACTTGAAGGAATTTCATGTAGTGTGTTCAACCATGGGACCTCAGGGAGTCACTGAGGAACAAATCAAGTTGCGTGCCTTCCCGTTTTCCTTAGCAGATAAGGCCAAGGACGGGTTGTTCTACTTGCCATCGAGGTCCATCACTACGTGGGAAGCATTAAAACGACAATTCCTTGAGAAGTTCTTCCCAGCCTCCAGGGCCGCCAACATCAGGAAGGAGATATGTAGAGTTAG TTGCCCGCACCACCAAATCCGTGATCAACTGTTGATCCAATACTTCTACGAAGGACTTCTTCCAATGGAAAGGAGCATGGTAGATACAGCCAGTGGAGGAGCTTTGGTTAACAAAACCCCAGATGAAGCCAATTGTTGA
- the LOC113738397 gene encoding GDSL esterase/lipase At5g22810-like, translated as MATSVFLLTCFLLVLGLNVVNGQPLVPALYLFGDSIVDVGNNNYLETLIKANFPPYGRDFINHEATGRFCNGKLATDFTGENLGFTDYPKPYLSNKAKTTKNMLLGANFASAGSGYYEATAKIYTTLSLSKQLALYKDYQNRLVVILGKVNASATINGSIHFLSDGSSDFVQNYYINPLLYKKYTPDQFSDILIQSYVNFVKALYKLGARKIGVTTLPPIGCLPASITLFSEDTNKCVEKMNAAAVSFNNKLNMTSQSLKQKLPNLNLVVLDIYQPLLDLVTKPIDNGFFEARKACCGSGLIETSFLCNAKSPGTCANASEYVFWDGFHPTEAANKVLSNDLLVSGLNLI; from the exons ATGGCCACTTCAGTTTTTCTATTGACATGCTTCCTACTAGTTTTGGGCCTCAATGTTGTCAATGGACAGCCTCTAGTTCCTGCACTATACTTGTTTGGGGATTCTATTGTTGATGTGGGAAACAATAACTATTTAGAGACTCTAATCAAAGCCAACTTCCCCCCTTATGGAAGAGACTTCATTAACCATGAAGCAACTGGGAGGTTCTGCAATGGGAAGCTGGCCACAGATTTTACTG GTGAGAATCTAGGCTTCACTGATTATCCAAAGCCTTATCTGAGCAATAAGGCGAAAACAACGAAAAACATGTTGCTTGGGGCCAACTTTGCTTCAGCAGGTTCTGGTTATTATGAAGCTACTGCAAAAATATAT ACTACCCTTTCACTAAGCAAGCAGCTGGCACTTTACAAGGACTACCAGAATAGGCTAGTTGTGATTCTGGGGAAAGTCAATGCTTCAGCCACCATAAATGGTTCAATCCACTTTCTGAGTGATGGAAGCAGTGACTTTGTTCAGAACTACTACATCAATCCTCTGCTCTACAAGAAATACACACCTGATCAGTTCTCAGACATCCTCATCCAATCCTATGTAAATTTTGTAAAG GCACTGTACAAGTTGGGAGCAAGAAAGATTGGAGTCACAACATTGCCACCAATTGGATGTCTTCCAGCATCCATAACTCTGTTTAGCGAGGATACCAACAAATGCGTTGAGAAGATGAATGCAGCAGCTGTTTCATTCAACAATAAGCTTAACATGACATCGCAAAGCTTAAAACAAAAGCTCCCCAATCTCAATCTTGTTGTCTTGGATATCTATCAGCCACTTTTAGACCTTGTCACCAAACCTATAGATAATG GATTTTTTGAAGCAAGAAAGGCATGTTGTGGTTCGGGGCTGATAGAGACATCTTTTCTGTGCAATGCCAAGTCTCCAGGAACATGTGCAAATGCATCAGAGTATGTGTTTTGGGATGGATTCCACCCAACAGAAGCTGCAAACAAAGTTTTATCTAATGACTTGCTAGTCAGCGGCCTCAACCTTATCTAA